GTGCGATCGGACAAAGACCAATAGATCTGCACCTAAGCGCACTTGAGAAAATGGGCGCAAATATCGAGATAAAGCAAGGCTACGTTGTCGCAACCGCGCCAAATGGACTAAAAGGCGCAAAGATCGTTTTTGATAAGATCACCGTAACTGGCAGCGAAAACATCATCATGGCAGCTGCCCTAGCGCACGGCACGACAGAGCTTTTTAACGTCGCACTTGAGCCTGAAGTGGTGCAAATTTGTGAAATTTTGGCAAAAAGTGGCGTCAAGATCGAAGGCATCGGCACAAGCGAGCTAAAGATCACTGGTAGCGGTCAAAAACTACTTGAAATTTGCGATATCGAGGTCATCCCAGATAGGATCGAGGCTGGCACATACCTTTGCGCTGGAGCTATCACAAATAGCAAAATTTCAGTCACAAGGGCAAATGCTGCGCACATGACAGCCATTTTAAATAAATTTGAAGAGATGGGCTTTGGCATCGAAGTGAGTGGCGATAAGATCACTATTTTGCCGACAAACGAGATAAAACCAGTCGAGATAAGAACGACTGAGTATCCAGGCTTTCCAACCGACATGCAGGCTCAGTTTATGGCGCTTTGTCTAGCAGCAAATGGCGTTAGTACGATAGATGAGAGACTTTTTGAGAACCGATTTATGCACGTTAGTGAGCTAGCTAGAATGGGCGCTGATATCCGCCTAAATGGTCACATCGCAAGCGTTTATGCTCCTGCAAATTTAAATGCAGCTGATGTCATGGCAACTGACCTTAGAGCAAGCTCAGCGCTGATACTAGCCGCTCTCATCGCAAATGGCGAGAGTTTGGTGCATAGAATTTACCACCTTGATAGAGGTTATGAAAGGCTGGAGGAGAAATTTAAAAGCCTTGGGGCAAAAATAGTTAGGCTTGAGGAGTAAAAATGCTAGTAAATGACGCACTTGAGGCTTTAAAAGCTAAATTTAAACCAAAAAATGAGAGCGAAATTTTACCCATTAGTGAGACTCTTGGCAAAACCTTAGCAAATGACGTGATAGCGGTCAAAGACCTGCCCTGCTTTGATAACTCAGCGCTTGATGGCTTTGCTGTTAAATTTGATGAAAAAGATGAACCTTATAAGATAATCGCAAGTGCCTTTGCAGGCGATAAAGAACAGCTAGCTATCGGCAAAAACGAGTGCGTGAAGATAATGACTGGCGCAAAGATGCCAAAAGGCTCTGACACGGTCATGAGATTTGAAGATTGTGTGGTTGAAGGTGAGTTTGTAAAAGCGCCAGCTAAGCTTAAAAAAGGCGAAGCTTACCGCTTTAAAGGCGAAGAGACAAAAGTTGGTGAAATTTTGCTAAAAAGTGGCGAAATTTTAAACACAAGAAGCGTGATGATGCTAGCAGCTCAGGGCATAAGCTTTATAAATGTGAAAAAGCAGCCTAGTGTTGGAATTTACTCAAGCGGAAATGAGATCATCGAGCCTTGGCAAAGAGCGAGCG
This genomic stretch from Campylobacter concisus harbors:
- the murA gene encoding UDP-N-acetylglucosamine 1-carboxyvinyltransferase → MMHYLKIEGNAKLSGEVKISGAKNAALPIIALTLLAKNKINLTNIPNVADIKTLCQLLVNLGAKCEFKDENSLSIDTSSVNSTTANYDIVRKMRASILTLGPLLARFGHCEVSLPGGCAIGQRPIDLHLSALEKMGANIEIKQGYVVATAPNGLKGAKIVFDKITVTGSENIIMAAALAHGTTELFNVALEPEVVQICEILAKSGVKIEGIGTSELKITGSGQKLLEICDIEVIPDRIEAGTYLCAGAITNSKISVTRANAAHMTAILNKFEEMGFGIEVSGDKITILPTNEIKPVEIRTTEYPGFPTDMQAQFMALCLAANGVSTIDERLFENRFMHVSELARMGADIRLNGHIASVYAPANLNAADVMATDLRASSALILAALIANGESLVHRIYHLDRGYERLEEKFKSLGAKIVRLEE